The following proteins are encoded in a genomic region of Streptococcus cristatus AS 1.3089:
- the tgt gene encoding tRNA guanosine(34) transglycosylase Tgt, whose amino-acid sequence MSTSPIQYRLIKKEKHTGARLGEIITPHGTFPTPMFMPVGTQATVKTQSPEELKQMGSGIILANTYHLWLRPGDELIARAGGLHKFMNWDQPILTDSGGFQVYSLADSRNITEEGVTFKNHLNGSKMFLSPEKAISIQNNLGSDIMMSFDECPQFYQPYDYIKKSIERTSRWAERGLKAHTRPHDQGLFGIVQGAGFEDLRRQSAQDLVSMDFPGYSIGGLAVGESHEEMNAVLDFTTPLLPENKPRYLMGVGAPDSLIDGVIRGVDMFDCVLPTRIARNGTCMTSEGRLVVKNAQFEEDFTPLDHDCDCYTCTNYTRAYIRHLLKADETFGLRLTSYHNLYFLVNLMKKVRQAIMDDNLLEFREDFVERYGYNRSKRNF is encoded by the coding sequence ATGTCAACATCACCGATTCAGTATCGTTTGATCAAAAAAGAAAAGCACACAGGTGCTCGTTTGGGGGAGATTATCACGCCCCACGGAACCTTCCCAACACCTATGTTTATGCCGGTCGGCACTCAGGCTACGGTCAAGACTCAGTCGCCAGAAGAGCTCAAGCAAATGGGTTCTGGTATCATCTTGGCCAATACTTACCACCTCTGGTTGCGGCCGGGTGATGAGCTGATTGCCCGTGCAGGTGGCCTGCACAAGTTCATGAACTGGGACCAGCCTATTCTGACCGATAGTGGTGGTTTTCAGGTTTATTCTCTAGCTGACAGCCGCAACATCACAGAAGAAGGGGTGACTTTCAAAAACCACCTCAACGGCTCCAAGATGTTCCTGTCGCCAGAGAAAGCCATCTCTATCCAGAACAATCTAGGTAGCGACATCATGATGTCCTTTGATGAGTGCCCGCAGTTCTACCAGCCATATGATTATATCAAGAAGTCCATCGAGCGGACTAGCCGTTGGGCAGAGCGGGGACTCAAGGCTCACACTCGTCCCCACGACCAAGGTCTCTTTGGGATTGTTCAGGGCGCTGGCTTTGAAGATTTGCGCCGCCAATCTGCTCAAGACTTGGTCAGCATGGATTTCCCAGGCTACTCTATTGGAGGTCTGGCTGTCGGTGAGTCTCACGAAGAGATGAATGCGGTGCTGGACTTCACAACGCCCTTGCTGCCTGAAAACAAACCTCGCTATCTCATGGGAGTTGGAGCGCCAGATAGTTTGATTGACGGTGTTATTCGCGGGGTCGATATGTTTGACTGCGTTCTGCCGACTCGGATTGCCCGAAACGGTACCTGTATGACCAGCGAGGGTCGTCTGGTTGTCAAAAATGCCCAGTTTGAGGAAGATTTCACACCGCTGGATCACGACTGTGATTGCTACACTTGTACAAACTACACGCGGGCCTATATCCGCCACCTGCTCAAGGCAGATGAAACCTTTGGTCTCCGCTTGACTAGCTATCACAACCTCTATTTCTTGGTAAATCTTATGAAGAAGGTTCGTCAAGCCATTATGGATGATAATCTATTGGAATTCCGCGAAGACTTTGTCGAGCGCTACGGCTACAACCGCTCCAAGAGAAATTTCTAA
- the rpsS gene encoding 30S ribosomal protein S19: protein MGRSLKKGPFVDEHLMKKVEAQANDEKKKVIKTWSRRSTIFPSFIGYTIAVYDGRKHVPVYIQEDMVGHKLGEFAPTRTYKGHAADDKKTRRK, encoded by the coding sequence ATGGGACGCAGTCTTAAAAAAGGACCTTTCGTCGATGAGCATTTGATGAAAAAAGTTGAAGCTCAAGCTAATGACGAAAAGAAAAAAGTTATCAAAACTTGGTCACGTCGTTCAACGATCTTCCCAAGTTTCATCGGTTACACAATCGCAGTCTATGACGGGCGTAAACACGTACCTGTTTACATCCAAGAAGACATGGTAGGTCACAAGCTTGGTGAATTTGCACCAACTCGTACTTACAAAGGTCACGCTGCAGACGACAAGAAAACACGTAGAAAATAA
- a CDS encoding DUF975 family protein, translating to MNLSEIRAQARTIRNQTNGIYSLFAIPTLVTILSTYLSPNRHLEEIVPQLEINQAFIVIFGRQIFPQIVEFIIALLFLSASFSMMEVVRKKRDTVGFTDIGRIFSAELFSPIFITQLTKSILLLLWNSISLVGSFFLIFSSYKVLAIYGKVSDWSQLTAASPEVEQIVSYAPMMFLGTLIVVAGTAVFLMANYAYSQTDFILYDQLSTGTYQGPWQIIAQSRRMMKGYKWKRFLLDLSFIGWYILTGITLGIAGVVAYPYITTARVLFYENLKSLSK from the coding sequence ATGAATTTAAGCGAAATCCGTGCCCAGGCACGCACCATCCGAAATCAAACCAACGGCATTTACTCGCTCTTTGCCATTCCAACTCTAGTAACCATCTTATCTACCTATCTGTCTCCCAACCGTCATTTAGAGGAAATTGTCCCCCAGCTGGAGATCAATCAGGCCTTTATTGTAATTTTTGGTCGTCAAATTTTTCCACAAATCGTAGAATTTATCATCGCCCTGCTCTTTTTATCTGCTAGCTTCAGCATGATGGAAGTCGTCCGGAAAAAACGCGATACGGTTGGCTTTACGGATATTGGTCGAATCTTTTCTGCTGAGCTTTTTTCGCCGATTTTTATCACACAACTGACCAAAAGCATCCTCCTCTTGCTGTGGAATTCTATCAGTCTTGTTGGTTCATTTTTCCTTATTTTCAGCAGTTACAAGGTGCTGGCTATTTATGGAAAAGTATCCGATTGGTCTCAATTAACAGCTGCTAGTCCTGAGGTGGAGCAAATCGTCAGCTATGCGCCCATGATGTTTCTCGGCACTCTTATCGTCGTGGCTGGTACGGCAGTATTCCTGATGGCCAACTACGCATACTCTCAGACCGACTTCATCCTTTACGATCAGCTGAGCACTGGCACCTACCAAGGGCCTTGGCAAATCATTGCGCAAAGTAGACGCATGATGAAAGGCTATAAGTGGAAACGTTTCTTGCTGGATCTGAGCTTTATCGGCTGGTATATCCTGACTGGTATCACACTGGGAATCGCTGGTGTCGTGGCCTATCCTTACATCACAACAGCTCGGGTGCTCTTTTATGAAAATTTAAAATCACTAAGTAAGTAA
- the rplC gene encoding 50S ribosomal protein L3, whose amino-acid sequence MTKGILGKKVGMTQIFTEAGELIPVTVVEAAPNVVLQVKTVETDGYNAVQVGFDDLRDVLSNKPAKGHVAKANTAPKRFIREFKNIEGLEVGAEITVDTFEAGDVVDVTGTSKGKGFQGVIKRHGQSRGPMAHGSRYHRRPGSMGPVAPNRVFKNKHLAGRMGGNRVTIQNLEIVQVVPEKNVILIKGNVPGAKKSLITIKSAVKAGK is encoded by the coding sequence ATGACAAAAGGAATCTTAGGGAAAAAAGTGGGAATGACTCAAATCTTCACTGAAGCTGGCGAATTAATCCCTGTAACTGTTGTTGAAGCAGCTCCAAACGTTGTTCTTCAAGTAAAAACAGTTGAAACAGATGGTTACAACGCAGTTCAAGTTGGTTTTGACGACCTTCGTGACGTATTGAGCAACAAACCTGCTAAAGGACATGTAGCGAAAGCTAACACGGCTCCTAAGCGCTTCATTCGTGAATTCAAAAACATTGAAGGCTTGGAAGTTGGTGCGGAAATCACAGTTGATACATTCGAAGCTGGTGATGTTGTTGATGTAACAGGAACTTCAAAAGGTAAAGGTTTCCAAGGTGTAATCAAACGCCACGGCCAATCTCGTGGTCCAATGGCTCACGGTTCACGTTACCACCGTCGTCCTGGTTCAATGGGACCAGTTGCGCCAAACCGTGTTTTCAAAAACAAACACTTGGCTGGACGTATGGGTGGCAACCGTGTAACGATTCAAAACCTTGAAATCGTTCAAGTTGTTCCAGAGAAAAACGTTATCTTGATCAAAGGAAACGTACCTGGTGCTAAGAAATCTCTTATCACTATCAAATCAGCAGTTAAAGCTGGTAAATAA
- a CDS encoding 50S ribosomal protein L23: protein MNLYDVIKKPVITESSMAQLEAGKYVFEVDTRAHKLLIKQAVEAAFEGVKVANVNTINVKPKAKRVGRYTGFTNKTKKAIITLTADSKAIELFGAAEAE from the coding sequence ATGAATTTGTATGACGTTATCAAAAAACCTGTAATCACTGAAAGCTCAATGGCTCAGCTTGAAGCAGGCAAATACGTATTTGAAGTAGACACTCGCGCTCATAAACTTTTGATCAAGCAAGCTGTTGAAGCTGCTTTTGAAGGAGTTAAAGTTGCTAATGTCAACACTATCAATGTAAAACCTAAAGCAAAACGCGTTGGACGTTACACTGGTTTTACTAACAAAACTAAAAAAGCTATCATCACTCTGACAGCAGATTCTAAAGCAATCGAGTTGTTCGGAGCTGCTGAAGCAGAATAA
- a CDS encoding alpha-L-fucosidase, with product MKISLEEIQRVANQGPFYPDWDSLATYQVPNWFKRAKFGIFIHWGLYSIPAFGSEWYSRNMYIQGTEVFDHHIKTYGPHKDFGYKDFIPLFTAENFHADEWLRIFKEAGAQYIFPVAEHHDGFQLYASQLSPFNSAKMGPKRDILGELSQAAQREQVHFCTSSHRAEHHFFFSHGKEFTSDIASEVSREELYWPAMPEPDHHDLFGQPYPSQEFLDDWLLRTCELVRDYQPEILYFDWWIQHAAFKEHTKLFAAYYYNLGAASGKPTSICYKHDALAFGSGIVEVERGGFAEIQPFTWQTDTAIARNSWGYTENLDYKSAKEIIQTLIDVVSKNGNLLLNIGPKGDGAIPEKDQEILREIGAWLQVNGQAIYDSRAWRQFGEGPTQPASGPFSDGSAVIYTSQDFRFTAKGGAIYAFLMEPAVNQWLTIQALADERENPASRFHGIIEEVTLLGYDEALEWEQRPQGLRVFMPSVVGDLPLVLKVQLR from the coding sequence ATGAAAATATCTTTAGAAGAAATCCAAAGAGTTGCCAACCAAGGCCCCTTCTATCCAGACTGGGATTCTCTTGCGACCTATCAAGTTCCCAACTGGTTCAAAAGGGCTAAGTTTGGGATTTTTATCCATTGGGGACTTTACAGCATTCCGGCCTTTGGGAGCGAGTGGTATTCTCGAAATATGTATATCCAAGGTACGGAAGTGTTTGATCACCATATCAAAACTTATGGACCCCACAAAGATTTTGGCTACAAGGACTTTATTCCACTCTTTACTGCCGAAAATTTTCATGCGGACGAATGGCTGCGCATCTTTAAAGAAGCGGGAGCCCAGTATATTTTTCCAGTGGCAGAGCATCACGACGGCTTTCAACTCTATGCCAGCCAGCTTTCTCCTTTTAATAGTGCGAAAATGGGACCAAAACGTGATATCTTGGGGGAATTGAGTCAGGCAGCTCAAAGAGAGCAAGTTCATTTTTGTACTTCCTCTCATCGGGCGGAGCATCACTTTTTCTTTTCGCATGGAAAGGAATTTACCAGTGATATTGCCAGCGAAGTTAGTCGCGAGGAGCTCTACTGGCCGGCCATGCCAGAGCCAGACCACCATGATTTGTTTGGTCAGCCTTATCCGAGTCAGGAATTTCTGGATGACTGGCTCCTACGTACCTGTGAGCTGGTTCGAGATTACCAGCCTGAGATTTTGTATTTTGACTGGTGGATTCAGCATGCCGCTTTTAAAGAGCACACGAAGCTTTTTGCGGCCTATTATTATAATTTAGGTGCGGCCTCTGGGAAGCCGACTAGCATTTGCTACAAGCATGATGCCCTGGCCTTTGGTTCGGGGATTGTGGAAGTGGAACGTGGTGGTTTCGCAGAGATCCAGCCTTTCACTTGGCAGACGGATACGGCTATCGCGCGAAACTCTTGGGGCTACACAGAGAACCTTGACTATAAGTCAGCTAAAGAAATCATCCAGACCTTGATTGATGTGGTGTCAAAAAATGGGAATTTGCTGCTCAATATCGGGCCAAAAGGAGACGGGGCGATTCCAGAAAAAGATCAAGAAATCTTGAGAGAGATCGGGGCTTGGCTCCAAGTGAATGGCCAAGCGATCTATGATTCACGCGCGTGGAGGCAATTTGGAGAAGGACCAACGCAGCCAGCTAGCGGGCCGTTTTCAGATGGAAGCGCCGTGATTTACACGAGTCAGGATTTCCGTTTCACGGCCAAGGGCGGAGCAATTTATGCCTTTTTGATGGAGCCTGCAGTAAATCAGTGGCTGACGATTCAGGCCTTGGCTGACGAAAGAGAAAATCCCGCTTCTCGCTTTCATGGCATCATAGAAGAGGTAACCTTACTAGGCTATGATGAAGCGCTCGAATGGGAACAAAGGCCCCAAGGTTTACGCGTCTTCATGCCGAGTGTAGTAGGCGACTTACCCTTGGTGTTGAAGGTCCAACTGCGTTAA
- the rplD gene encoding 50S ribosomal protein L4 — protein MANVKLFDQTGKEAGEVVLNDAIFGIEPNESVVFDVIISQRASLRQGTHAVKNRSAVSGGGRKPWRQKGTGRARQGSIRSPQWRGGGIVFGPTPRSYAYKLPQKVRRLALKSVYSEKVAENKFVAVDSLSFTAPKTAEFAKVLAALSIDTKVLVVLEEGNEFAALSARNLPNVKVTTAASASVLDIANSDKLLVTQAAISKIEEVLA, from the coding sequence ATGGCAAACGTAAAATTATTTGACCAAACTGGTAAAGAAGCTGGTGAAGTAGTTCTTAACGACGCAATCTTTGGTATCGAACCAAACGAATCAGTTGTCTTCGACGTGATCATCAGCCAACGCGCTAGCCTCCGTCAAGGAACTCACGCTGTTAAAAACCGTTCTGCAGTATCAGGCGGCGGACGCAAACCATGGCGTCAAAAAGGAACTGGACGTGCTCGTCAAGGTTCTATCCGCTCTCCACAATGGCGTGGTGGTGGTATCGTCTTCGGTCCAACTCCTCGTTCATATGCCTACAAACTTCCACAAAAAGTTCGTAGATTGGCATTGAAATCAGTTTACTCTGAAAAAGTTGCTGAAAACAAATTCGTAGCTGTAGACAGCCTTTCATTTACAGCTCCAAAAACTGCTGAGTTTGCAAAAGTGCTTGCAGCATTGAGCATTGATACAAAAGTACTTGTTGTTCTTGAAGAAGGAAATGAATTTGCTGCACTTTCAGCACGCAACCTTCCAAACGTTAAAGTTACAACAGCAGCATCTGCAAGTGTTCTTGACATCGCAAACAGCGACAAACTTCTTGTTACTCAAGCAGCTATCTCTAAAATCGAGGAGGTTCTTGCATAA
- the rpsJ gene encoding 30S ribosomal protein S10, whose protein sequence is MANKKIRIRLKAYEHRTLDTAAAKIVETAARTGAEVAGPIPLPTERSLYTIIRATHKYKDSREQFEMRTHKRLIDIINPTQKTVDALMKLDLPSGVNVEIKL, encoded by the coding sequence ATGGCAAACAAAAAAATCCGCATCCGTTTGAAAGCTTACGAACATCGTACACTTGATACAGCGGCTGCAAAAATCGTAGAAACTGCTGCACGTACAGGTGCTGAAGTTGCGGGTCCAATCCCACTTCCAACTGAACGTAGCCTCTACACAATCATTCGTGCGACTCACAAATACAAAGACTCTCGCGAACAATTTGAAATGCGTACTCACAAACGCTTGATCGACATCATCAACCCAACTCAAAAAACAGTTGACGCTTTGATGAAGTTGGACCTTCCAAGTGGTGTGAACGTAGAAATCAAACTTTAA
- a CDS encoding uridine kinase family protein: protein MSDEGKLLESLVDYLSDGQKHTLRIYGHGASGKSTFARKLQLALGEEGTNLLETDPYVITGEYRDLLSSKDFPHQKVTACIPAVHELSSLERDICALQSGLDILTIGKAWSPSLRLSAQKPTLIVEGMSAAFLPKGLFDLSICFYTDDQTELERRLARDVAVRERRPEWIEQTHLDRREQYQHFYQPYLAAADLVICQSGNSFRIEKDSTLL, encoded by the coding sequence ATGTCTGATGAAGGAAAATTGTTGGAAAGCTTGGTAGACTATCTGTCGGATGGTCAAAAGCACACCCTGCGTATTTACGGTCACGGAGCTTCGGGTAAGTCAACCTTTGCTCGAAAACTCCAGCTAGCCTTGGGTGAGGAAGGAACCAATCTTTTGGAAACAGATCCTTATGTAATTACTGGGGAGTATCGCGATTTGCTCAGTTCTAAAGACTTTCCTCATCAAAAAGTAACGGCTTGTATTCCAGCCGTTCATGAACTCAGTAGTCTGGAGCGCGATATTTGTGCTTTGCAGTCTGGTCTGGATATTCTGACCATTGGAAAAGCTTGGTCACCGAGTTTGCGTTTGTCAGCTCAAAAGCCGACTTTAATAGTAGAAGGCATGTCAGCAGCTTTTTTGCCTAAAGGCTTGTTTGATTTATCGATTTGCTTTTACACGGATGATCAAACTGAGTTAGAACGCCGCTTGGCGCGGGATGTGGCTGTGCGAGAACGCAGACCGGAGTGGATAGAGCAGACGCATTTAGATCGGAGAGAGCAATATCAGCACTTTTATCAGCCCTATCTAGCAGCTGCAGACCTTGTTATCTGCCAGTCGGGCAACAGCTTTCGCATCGAAAAGGACAGCACCTTGTTATAA
- the rplB gene encoding 50S ribosomal protein L2 — protein sequence MGIRVYKPTTNGRRNMTSLDFAEITTSTPEKSLLVSLKSKAGRNNNGRITVRHQGGGHKRHYRLIDFKRNKDAVEAVVKTIEYDPNRSANIALVHYTDGVKAYIIAPKGLEVGQRIVSGPEADIKVGNALPLANIPVGTLVHNIELKPGRGGELVRAAGASAQVLGQEGKYTLVRLQSGEVRMILGTCRATVGVVGNEQHGLVNLGKAGRSRWKGIRPTVRGSVMNPNDHPHGGGEGKAPVGRKAPSTPWGKPALGLKTRNKKAKSDKLIVRRRNEK from the coding sequence GTGGGAATTCGTGTTTATAAACCAACAACAAACGGTCGCCGTAATATGACTTCTTTGGATTTCGCTGAAATCACTACTAGCACTCCAGAAAAATCTTTGCTCGTTTCACTTAAGAGCAAAGCAGGTCGTAACAACAACGGACGTATCACTGTTCGTCACCAAGGTGGCGGCCACAAACGTCACTACCGTTTGATTGACTTCAAACGTAACAAAGATGCTGTTGAAGCAGTAGTTAAAACTATCGAGTACGATCCAAACCGTTCAGCAAACATTGCTTTGGTTCACTATACTGACGGTGTGAAGGCATACATCATCGCTCCTAAAGGTCTTGAAGTAGGTCAACGTATCGTTTCAGGTCCTGAAGCAGATATCAAAGTCGGTAACGCACTTCCACTTGCTAACATCCCAGTTGGTACTTTGGTTCACAATATTGAGTTGAAACCAGGTCGTGGTGGTGAATTGGTCCGTGCTGCTGGAGCTTCTGCTCAAGTATTGGGTCAAGAAGGTAAATACACTCTTGTTCGTCTTCAATCAGGCGAAGTTCGTATGATCCTTGGTACTTGCCGCGCTACAGTTGGTGTTGTCGGAAACGAACAACATGGCTTGGTTAACCTTGGTAAAGCAGGCCGTAGCCGTTGGAAAGGTATCCGTCCAACAGTTCGCGGTTCTGTAATGAACCCTAACGATCACCCACACGGTGGTGGTGAAGGTAAAGCACCAGTTGGTCGCAAAGCGCCATCTACTCCATGGGGCAAACCTGCTCTTGGTCTTAAAACTCGTAACAAGAAAGCGAAATCTGACAAACTTATCGTTCGTCGTCGCAACGAGAAATAA
- the rplV gene encoding 50S ribosomal protein L22, translating into MAEITSAKAMARTVRVSPRKTRLVLDNIRGKNVADAIAILKFTPNKAAGIIEKVLISAIANAENNFGLEKANLVVSEAFANEGPTMKRFRPRAKGSASPINKRTSHITVVVAEK; encoded by the coding sequence ATGGCAGAAATTACTTCAGCTAAAGCAATGGCTCGTACAGTGCGTGTTTCACCTCGTAAAACTCGTCTAGTTCTTGACAATATCCGTGGTAAAAACGTCGCTGACGCAATCGCAATCTTGAAATTCACTCCAAACAAAGCTGCTGGCATTATCGAAAAAGTATTGATCTCAGCAATCGCTAATGCTGAAAACAACTTTGGTTTGGAAAAAGCTAACTTGGTAGTATCTGAAGCTTTCGCAAACGAAGGACCAACTATGAAACGTTTCCGTCCACGCGCTAAAGGTTCAGCTTCACCAATCAACAAACGCACAAGCCACATCACTGTGGTAGTTGCAGAAAAATAA